GTATATGATGGTAAAATGCACTCTGTAGACTCAAATGAAATCTCTTTCAAGATCGCAGGTTCACATGCTTTTCAGGATGCTTTCAGAGATGCTGCTCCTAAAATTTTAGAACCAATCTATAAAGTAACGGTAACAGCTCCGGAAGATGTGGTTGGGGAAGTAATGACTGATTTACAAAGTAGACGTGCAATCATAATGGGAATTGAGTCCAAAGGGAAAAATCAAATTATTCAATCTCATGTGCCTTTGGCTGAATTAAATAAATACAGTACTGCATTAAGATCGCTCACTCATGGTATGGCCAGTTTTACAAGTACATTCTTAGAATATGCCCCAGTACCAGGTGATGAACAAAAGAAGTTAGCTGAGAAATTTATGGAACACGCATAAATTTAAAATATCTCAAATTCGAAGCCTTCTCAAATATTGGGGAGGCTTTTCTTTTGCGAAGAATCTGGGTTACGTTCGTAGTATACATCCATAGCTACGATAATCGCTACAAACGCCCAAAAAGGAACTGCTGCCTTATCCACATCTAAGAAATTGTTCAAGATTCCGTGTACCAGATAAGTGGTCAAACCCAACAACGTCCCCATCATTAAACCTTTGTTTTCTTTTTGTTCCAATCTATAATAAGTCGTCACTCCTCGATAATAAATAAAGAATATCAACACTAACCATATCGCCAGTCCCGGAACACCCTGTTCGGCCAGTGGTCCAAAATATTCCGAATGCGCATTTCCCAAATCACCGAAATTGGTAGAAATCACAGTTAGATTTGAACTTAATTGATATGGTGCATATAAAAATGCATACGTCCCCGGTCCTGTACCCACCACCGGACTTTCATAAAACATTTGAAACGCAGCACTCCATCTATTCAGACGCTCCAGGTTACTCGCATCCGTAGCGACATTACTCATTGACTCTACGTGTTCAGCTAAATCTCCAGAAGAATCCTGACGGTTTTTTTCCAGCTTATGCATAATCGGTACCCAAAACATAAATAGTAGTGCCACTATTGTGACTCCGGATAATCCAACTATCCACCATCTGATACGCAACTTAATTAAAGCAAATAATGCTACTGCAGCAACCAAACTCACCCATGCCGCACGCGTATACGATAATACGGTACCAATCATAAAAATAGCGGTTAATACTCCAGCTAAAATCTTCGTATTAATTTCCCATTTTAAACTACTGATATGTGCAAACATCGATGGAATAAAAAATGCCATCATGGCCCCATAAGAAGTATGATCGCTAAAAAAAGGCTGCATTACCCAGTGTGCAGCTTGCATATCAAACCCTCTCACATATTGTCTGATAATAGTGTAAATGATTACACCAGACATCGGAACTGCAAACAACCAGGTCAGTTTAATCACATTCTTTCGATTCTTAAACAACAATACGCCTGCAAAAAAGAACGGTACAATAAACCATAATTTGGCAATAAAGAACTTCAATGAAACGACCGGAAGTCTGCTAAAAAGAAATGAAATAAACATCCACATCAACATGACAATAATGGATATGGAAATCGGATTTTTTAAAATTCTACCATCGTAATCTCCCGTAAACAAATTTTTCAGAATAAATACGAGCATGGCTCCAAAGAGTAAAGGTTCCGTGGGCAATGTGAGCCCCATCCCCATTCCAACTTCTTCTAAAGTTAATGAAACCGGAACCAAAAAGAAGATCAGCATCAAGAGCCAATCCAATTTAAACAATGCGATTGCAATAATGGCTAATGCCACAGGCACCGCCATGAAATAAAATATTTCAAAATAGATAAACAGGGCATTAATAATTGCAAATGCCCCAAGAATCTGGTAAAATAACTTATATGATAGTTTGTCTTCCAAATGAAAGGTTACTTCTATTCATTTTTAAGTTGCGCAGCATAGCGGTTGTAATTTTCAACACCGATGATTACTAATACTGCCAATAACAAAGATGCTAATGTTGAAACCAAAACAATTAACCATCTGATTGGATACGCTTTCTTTTCAGCTGGTACAGCTTCGTTTACCACGAATTTCCAGGTTAAATCTTTAGTTGCATCTACTTTAATCTCATCATATTTACCTTTCAATAAAACCAAACGCTCTCTCAAAAACTCCAGATTTTCTGTCATCGATTTTGAAGCTGAACCGTATTTCGCAAGAGTATCTAACTGCATTTGTAACTGATTTACGGCACGCGTATTATTCTCAGCCAAAGCCTGATAATACACCCCGGTAATCATCTCAATCTGCTTCTCATAATCTTGAACACCTTTCTTTCTAAGTACCGTCAATGAGTCATCCAATTGTTTCATGTAACCTACCATACTGTTGTACTCTTCGTCCATAATCTTGTATGCTTCTTGCGCTCTGGCATGGATCATTTCGTTACGCATGGTATCTACCAACGCTGCAATCTCATTCGCCAAAGTAGCCGCCAAATCTTTATCAGTATCCAGTACATCAATTCGAATGGAGTTAAACTCTGTTCTTTTAAAGCTTACGTTGTTTTCCCAGGTCTTTGATAATTTTGTTTGAGCATATTCTTCACCTGGGTCAATTTCGTAGTGCTCCATCATGTTATACTTTGCCCAAAGTCTCCAACGAATTTTATCACTATTCAAAATCTGAAGCATCGCTTCCGCTTGCTCTTCCTCTCCAAATTTTGATAAGTCATTCTTACCCTGCGCATCCTCAGTCATCAAACCTTTAGATAATGATGAGTTATTTGCCGGGAAGAATATCGCGGTAGACAAAAACTTTGGTGTAATCATCAAAGAAACTACAGCTGAAGCCACTGCGGTTACTGCCATTACAATGATCAATGGCTTTCTCCATTTTAATAAAAAGAACAGTAAACTTGATGATGAAAAATCGCTTTCCCGAGTAGAATTGTTTTCAGACATTTAATTGTATTTATTTCTGCGAATAATAGTTGCCAAATGTAAATAAATACGTGTAACGAAATAAGCCTTCTGATATTTTGGCTTATTTGTTTTTAAATAATTAAAAATCACCCACTATGTCAAATACAAAACAATTCTAAACCGCATTCATTTGCTCTAGTTCCGATTTATATTTTTCAGAATACATCACAATCTCCCTGATGATTTCATTACGCTCCTCAAACAAAGCCTTTAATACGTTTCTATCCTTACGCAGCAATCGATTCAATTTGCCCTGTTGACGCATTTGAAAAATCAAACTCAAATATTTTAATGTAAACCTACCAGCCAGATAAACTACCGAAATCAACAAAAACCCAAACCACCAATATCCGATAAAGCTGGAGG
This genomic interval from bacterium SCSIO 12643 contains the following:
- a CDS encoding O-antigen ligase family protein, producing the protein MAVPVALAIIAIALFKLDWLLMLIFFLVPVSLTLEEVGMGMGLTLPTEPLLFGAMLVFILKNLFTGDYDGRILKNPISISIIVMLMWMFISFLFSRLPVVSLKFFIAKLWFIVPFFFAGVLLFKNRKNVIKLTWLFAVPMSGVIIYTIIRQYVRGFDMQAAHWVMQPFFSDHTSYGAMMAFFIPSMFAHISSLKWEINTKILAGVLTAIFMIGTVLSYTRAAWVSLVAAVALFALIKLRIRWWIVGLSGVTIVALLFMFWVPIMHKLEKNRQDSSGDLAEHVESMSNVATDASNLERLNRWSAAFQMFYESPVVGTGPGTYAFLYAPYQLSSNLTVISTNFGDLGNAHSEYFGPLAEQGVPGLAIWLVLIFFIYYRGVTTYYRLEQKENKGLMMGTLLGLTTYLVHGILNNFLDVDKAAVPFWAFVAIIVAMDVYYERNPDSSQKKSLPNI